From Methanospirillum lacunae:
ATTCGTTGCCGATAAGGTCTCCGGGTTTCGCATTGATACGTGCTGCCATATCTGCCACCAGGGGATATCGCTCAGGATGAACTCCGGTGTTATCAAGGGGGTTTATTCCATCACGAATCCGGAGAAAACCTGCAGCCTGTTCAAAGGTTTTCTCTCCAATACCCTTTACGAGTTTGATCTCTTCGCGACTTGTGAAGGGGCCATTCTTTTCACGGTGCCTGACAATTTCCTGTGCAAGCCTTGGATTCAGGCCAGATACATATGATAATAGTGAGGGTGAGGCAGAATTGAGGTCAACTCCAACCTCGTTGACTACCGATTTCACGATTTCTTCAAGTCGTGCCTTGAGCATATCAGGATCGATATCATGCTGATACTGACCGACACCGATGGAACACGGTTCAATCTTGACCATTTCAGCAAGCGGGTCCAGGAGTCGCCTGCCGATAGAGACTGCTCCACGCATGGTAACATCCATATCAGGCAGTTCCATTCTGCCAAGTTCTGATGCAGAGTAGATAGAAGCTCCCTGCTCGTAGACAGAAACCACGGATATTTCTTCAGACAGGCCAAGATTTCTGATAAACTGCCATGTCTCTCTCCCTGCAGTCCCGTCACCGACTGCAATGACCTGGACCTGATGCCTGTTTACCAGATCACGAATAGTGTGTGCTGATCCGGATGGATCAGGCCTTGGGTCATGAGGAAAAATCGTTGCAGTCTCAAGGGGGAGTCCTTCTGCATTCAGGACAATAACCTTGCACCCGGTTCGAAACCCGGGATCTATTGCCAGCACTCTTTTCGAACCAAGAGGAGGAGACCGGATTAGAGCACGCAGGTTTGATGCAAAAACCCGTGCTGCTTCTTCATCTGCACGTTCCTTGAGTTCATTTCGAAGTTCACGTTCTAATGAAGGAGCCAGGAGGCGATGATACCCGTCAGTCAGAGCATCCATAACACATTCAACAGCGGGGCCGGAACCTGAAAGATATTGATCTGCTATCAGACTGATGCCGGTTTTCGGATCAGGACCTATCTTTGCAGAGAGAAGACCTTCCTCTTCACCCCTGAAGATTGCCAGAACACGATGGGACGGGATTGAACTCGCCGATTCAGATGTACCAACGTATTCTCTCCATTTTCCTGCATCACCACCGGTTCCCCGTGCTGCTGAAACATCCAGACGTGATGATTTTTTGAAAACTTCACGGACATTCTGGCGGACCAGTGGATCTTCGCTCACATCTCCGGCAATGATATCTTCAGCACCGGCGAGTGCGGCCTGTGCTGTCAGAACTTCCAGATCAGGGTTGATAAACCGTGAAGCTTCTGTGAGAGGATCGATTCGTGCATCCTGCGTAAGAAGAAGATCTGCAAGCGGCTGAAGTCCCTGTTCACGTGCCCGATCAGCCCGGGTTTTTCTCCTGGGTTTATAGGGGAGATAAAGATCTTCGAGCTCTGCAAGGGT
This genomic window contains:
- a CDS encoding Tex family protein — translated: MGEVGEISQSVHHTWRIHELVGAALGIPVRQAAACIDLLDSGATVPFIARYRKEATGSLDDGMIFSLATHLERIRKLEERRDVILTKISELGRLTPDLKQNILEAGTLAELEDLYLPYKPRRKTRADRAREQGLQPLADLLLTQDARIDPLTEASRFINPDLEVLTAQAALAGAEDIIAGDVSEDPLVRQNVREVFKKSSRLDVSAARGTGGDAGKWREYVGTSESASSIPSHRVLAIFRGEEEGLLSAKIGPDPKTGISLIADQYLSGSGPAVECVMDALTDGYHRLLAPSLERELRNELKERADEEAARVFASNLRALIRSPPLGSKRVLAIDPGFRTGCKVIVLNAEGLPLETATIFPHDPRPDPSGSAHTIRDLVNRHQVQVIAVGDGTAGRETWQFIRNLGLSEEISVVSVYEQGASIYSASELGRMELPDMDVTMRGAVSIGRRLLDPLAEMVKIEPCSIGVGQYQHDIDPDMLKARLEEIVKSVVNEVGVDLNSASPSLLSYVSGLNPRLAQEIVRHREKNGPFTSREEIKLVKGIGEKTFEQAAGFLRIRDGINPLDNTGVHPERYPLVADMAARINAKPGDLIGNESLVRQIDLESFVSDTCGIPTLHDICEELIRPGRDPRGVFEPPVYADQVTTFEDLKEGMMLDGVITNVTKFGAFVNIGLSESGLVHISELADQYVQDPADVVTIRQRVRVKVIGIDSQRRRISLSIKQAGSG